The genomic interval CAGGCGGTCCTTGTGGCGGATCCGCTGGTCCTTGCTGACGACCGCGCGCAGGTCGGCGGTGGATGCGAGGACGACGATCGACGCGTCGCGGAGGTCCACCCGGGAGACGAGTCGCGAAGCCCGGAGGGTGTCGTGGCCGGCCTGGAGGAGTTGCCGGCGCATCAGCGGCTGGCGGACGGTGATGCGGTCGGCCGGGAAGATGCCGAGGATGCGGCGTGGCTCGACCTTGATCAGGCGGGCGCGATCGAGTTCGTCGCGGACCCGGCGTACCGTCGCCCCCGGCCGCCGATCGATCCAGTGCCGCCACCGCCGCGGCCCCGCCCCACGAACCTCCTCGAGCACCGCTGCGAGCACCAGGTCCGTCGGAGCCATCGCCCTGGTCACCCGCGCACGACCGTCCTCGTCGACAAGGTTTCCGGACAGCTGCAGGTCCACCAAGGCGGCTGCGCGCAGTACCTTGCCGAGCTTCGACCTGGCAGTCAGCCGCCCCCGCTCCGGATCGTAGGCCAGCAGAAACATCCTTGCAGCCAAGGAGTCCGGTACCTGCAAGTTGCCCAAAGCAACAGGCTTCCGAACGGCCCGGACACCACCCCGCCCAGCACCGGCCGGACCAGCCGGCCCGCGCGGCACGATCGTCGCGTTCTTTCTACTCATCGTCTTCCTCCTTCGGAGGGCGCCCCGGGCGGCGGAGTTTGCCTACGTCCTTGGGGAGGCGGCCGGCATCGGCCAGCGCCCGGCGGAGCAGGAACTCGATCTGTGCGTTGGTGCTGCGCAGGTCGTCGGCCGCCCAGCGGGCCAGCGCGTCGTGCACCACGGGATCCAGCCGGAGCAGGATCTTCTTGCGTTCGGCAGCCACGGGTCGCGACCACTCACTGGTAGAGCGAGCCGGCGTTGACCACCGGCTGGGCGTCCCGGTCGCCGCACAGCACCACCAGCAGGTTGCTGACCATCGTCGCCTTCCGCTCCTCGTCCAGCTCGACCACCTCGTGCTCGGACAGCCGGTCCAGCGCCAGCTCGACCATGCCGACCGCGCCTTCGACGATCCGCTGCCGGGCCGCGACGACCGCGCCGGCCTGCTGGCGGCGCAGCATCGCCTGCGCGATCTCCGGGGCGTACGCGAGATGAGTGATGCGCGACTCGATCACATGGACGCCGGCCGCGTGCACTCGGACACCGATCTCGGCCGACAGTTTCTCGGTGATCTCGTCGGTGCTGTCCCGCAGCGACAGCACGTCGCCCTCGGGATGCACGTCGTACGGGTAGCTGTTGGCGATGTGCCGGACGGCGGTCTCGGTCTGGATCGCGACGAACTCGACGAAGTCGTCCACCTCGAACATCGCCTGCGCGGTGTCCTCGACCTGCCAGACCACCACCGCGGCGATCTCGATCGGGTTGCCGTCGGCATCGTTGACCTTGGCAACGGCCGTCTCGTGGTTGCGGATCCGGGTCGAGACCTCACGCCGCGAGGAGACCGGATTCACCCAGCGCAGACCGTTGGTACGCACGGTCCCGGAGTACCGCCCGAGGATCTGCAGCACCCGGGCCCGGCCCGGCGAGACCGCGGTCAGCCCGGCGGCGACGATCAGGCCGACCACGAACATCGCGATCCCGAGCACCACCTGCGGACCCCTGTCGTGGGCGGCACCAATGATGACCGCGGCCACCCCCGCCACCAGCAGCAGGAACGCCACCAGCGCCATCGGCCAGCCGTTCAGATTCCGGCCGGCCCGCTCGGTCACCTTCGGCGCCGGCATTTCCACCGCGACATCCACCATCACATTGCCTCCTTCTCGAATATCTCGAAGGTAGCAAAGTGATATCACATTTACAAGAGGGCCGATCAGGGCAGGCGGGTGGCGAGGGCCTCCAGGTGGGACTGCCAGAGGGCGGCGTGCGAGTTGGGCAGCGGATCGATGGCCGACGCGCCCCAGGCGTGGATCGGGCGGATGCCGTGGAGGGCGTTGACCAGCCAGGCCTCGGTGCTGTTCTGCAGGTCCTGCGGAGTGACGGCGTGCTCGGAGACCTCGACGTCCTGATCGGCGGCGATGCGGCGCAGGAGCTGGGCCGTCACCGAGGCGAGCAGCGGCCGCTCGGGCTGCGGGAAGCAGAGGACGTCGTCCTCCCACCAGGCGACGGCCGAGTACGCCGCCTCGAGCACCGTCCCGTCGGCGTCGAGCAGCAGGATCTCGTCGGCCCGGTCGGGCGCCGACTCCTTCAGTTTGCCGAGCAGCTCCAGATCCGGACCCTTGACCCGCGGCGCGGTCCGCGGATCCGGACCTTCGTGTACGGCGACGCGCACGCGACCGCCGATCGGCGGCGCCGGCCGCAGCTGTACGGCGAGCTCACCTGACGCCTGCAGCTCGAACCGCGGGAACCACCGACCGAACCCGGGTAATCGTCCGGCCTGCTCGTCCCAGAACCGTTCCGCGGCCACCCCCGCCGCGGCACACGACCGGACGAACCGCTCCCGGTGCAGCTCCAGTCCCCGGACCTTGCCATTGGCAACCAGGAACGAGTCCGCCACCAACAGGTCACTCATGTCCCCCACCTCTCGCACCGACAGCTGCCGTTGCTTTCAGCACCATTTCGTCGTACTCCGCGACCGGGTCCGAATCCAGCACGATCGCACCCCCGGCCCCGATCACAGTCTCGTCCGGGGTCAGCACTGCTGTCCGGATCACCACGCTCAGGTCCGCCCGTCCGTCCAGCGACAGGTACCCGAGCGCGCCGGAGTACACCCCGCGCGCACTCCACTCGAGCTCGTCGATGATCTGCATCGTGCGGATCTTCGGCGCGCCCGTCATCGACCCCGGCGGGAAGCAGGCGCGGACCGCGTCGACCGCGGTCAGCCCGTCCCGGAGCCGGCCCCGGACCGTGGTCACCAGCTGGTGCATGGTCCGGTAGCTCTCGACCTGCATCAGCTGCGGCACGGTCACCGTCCCCGGCACGCTCACCCGGCCCAGGTCGTTGCGGATCAGGTCGACGATCATCAGGTTCTCGGCCCGGGTCTTGTCGTCCTCGGCCAGCGCCTTGGCCGCGAGCTGGTCCTGCGCCGGGTCGAGATCCCGCGGCGCGGTGCCCTTGATCGGCCGGCACTCGGCCCAGCCGTCGGTGTCCACGGTCAGGAACCGTTCCGGCGACGAGCTGGCGACCGCGAGATCGCCGTACCGGAGGAAGGCGGCGTACGGCGCGGGGTTCGCGGATCGTTGCCAGCGGAAGAACTCGAACGGGTCCTGGACGGCGGGCAGCCGGACCCGGTTCGTCAGGTTGACCTCGTAGGTCTCGCCGGCCTCGAGCTGCTCCAGACAGTGCGCGATGCCGGCCAGGTACGTCGCCCGGTCCTGCTCGAGATGTGCCTCGAGATCCATCCTCGAGATCGCCGGCGTCTCGATGCTGCCCATCCACCAGTCGGCGGCCGCCGTCTCGGCCCGGTCCAGCCAGTCCTCGCCGGCGCCGGGCTCGTCGACCGCGACCAGATAGGTCCGGTCGCGATCGTGGTCGATGACGATGAACCGGTTCGCCCAGATCCACAGCGCATCCGGCGTGGGCGACTCATGGGCGACGCGGCCCCCGGTGAGAGCCTTCAGCTCGTAGCCGAAGTACCCGACGTATCCGCCGCAGAAGAGCCCGGCCAGTTCGTCCGGCGGCTCGGCGGCTCGCGCGGACAGCAGCTGGTTCAGCTCGGCGAAGACGTCGCCGTCGGCAACATCCCTGGTGATCACCTCGGCGCCGACGGTCGTGCCGAGCACCGAGACGTGGCGGGGTGAGCGGTCGGTGAGGCTGCCGTCGAGCCAGTACGCGACGGGTTCACCGGCGAGCAGCTCGCGGTAGACCGTCTCACCGTCGAGCGCCCGGTCGAGCGTCCGAACGGACCAGCGCAGCGCACTCACAAACACACCGTACCGACCGCGAGCCCGGATCGGACCCCGGTTATCAGGAGATGGTCAGTGCGACCTTCGTGCGCATCGCGGTGATCCGGCGGATCGGGATCGCGACCTCGAGCCCGTCCTTGGACTCGGCGCGGTCCGCGAGCCACCCGGCGGCGGTGTCGCGGCGGACGTCCGGCGTACCGGGCAGGTAGAGCGCGTTGACCAGCCGCGAGGCGTCGTCGCGCGTGCGGATCATGTACACGTACCGCTCGCGCTGGCTCTCCATCACGTCGAACCCGGCGTGCTTGAGCTGGTCCTTCAGCTCGGTGATCTCGCCGCCGGCCGGGAACTGCGGCGTCGACCGCAGCCGCGTGGTCAGGCCGCTCAACGTGCGGATGTCCCCGCGCCGCAGCGGCCGTACGGCGGGCACTATCGCGGCCAGCACGCCGCCCCGGCGCAGTACCCGGGCCGCCTCGGCCAGGACGTCGGGAAGCGGCTGCAGGACCGCCAGGCCCAGCGAGCAGGTGACGACGTCGAAGACCTCGTTCGCGAACGGCAGGTGCAGCGCGTCCGCCTGCACCTTCGGCCCGGGCGCCCCGGCGAGCTGGGCCGGGTTGTTGTCGACCCCGACCACCCAGCGCCCGTACAGCTCCCGCGCGACCGGCCCGTTGCCGCAGGCGAGGTCGAGCACCCTGCGCGCCTCGCCCGAAACGGCACGCACCAGCCACCGGTACGGCGTGTGGTCACCGGCCACCGCCCGGGACAGCAGCGCTTCCGTGCTCCCGGGCGTGGCGGTATGGAACTCCCGCAGGTACTGCGGCCAATCAACAAAGTTCTCGGACATCGGGGCCTGAACCTACCGGCTGGCGACCCGGCGTACTCCGCCGGGTGCTGACCGTTAACAGAGAGTTGACGATCAGACGCGGCTGACGAAGATGTGGCCTGCGGTCTCGTCGCTGATCACGCCGCCGGCCTCGCGGCTGCCGACCAGCACGCCGTCGGCGTCCAGGGTCGAGTCGACCTCGCGGCCGGGCAGGGCGCCGGCCTTGCGCAGCACCGCCATCGCGCCGTCGTCGGTCTGCACCGGCTCGGCGATCCGGCGGACCAGCACCCGGACGCTCTCGCCGGTGGCGTGGTCGAGGACCTGGTCCAGCGGCTCGACACCGATCCGGAAGTCCTCGATCCCACTCGCGATACCGCTGGTCTGGAGCTCCTCCAGGCCCGGGATCGGGTTGCCGTACGGCGATTCGGTCGGGTTGTCCAGGATCTTCAGCAGCCGCAGCTCGACCGCGTCGCTCATCACGTGCTCCCAGCGGCAGGCCTCGGCGTGCACGTCCTCCCACTCGAGACCGATCACATCGACCAGCAGACGCTCCGCGAGGCGGTGCTTGCGCATCACCCGGACCGCCTGTTTGCGGCCGACGTCGGTGAGCTCCAGATGGCGGTCGCCCTCCACCTTGATCAGACCGTCGCGCTCCATCCGCGCGACCGTCTGACTGACCGTCGGACCGGACTGGTGCAGGCGCTCGGCGATCCGTGCCCGGAGCGGCAGGATCCCCTCTTCTTCCAGCTCGTAGACGGTCCGCAGGTACATCTCGGTGGTATCGATCAGCTCGCTCACGACAACCATTCTCACCTATTAGGCAAGCCTCACCCAATTCCCTGGGTACAGGGTCGACGATGAGCACAATGACAGCGGTGATGTGGTTCCGGCGGGATCTTCGGCTGGGGGACAACCCGGCGTTGCTCGACGCGGTCGCGGCGGGTGACGGCCGTGTGGTCGGGGCGTTCGTGCTGGATCCGGCTCTCTGGGATCGCTCCGGCGATCGGCGGCGGGATCATCTCGCGGCGTCCCTGCGCAGCCTGTCCGAGTCGATGGGCGGGCGACTCGTCGTACGACGGGGTGATCCGGGAACCGTCGTACCGGCGATCGCGGCCGAGGTCGGTGCGGCGAGCATGCACGTCAGCGCGGACTACGCGCCGTACGGACAACAACGCGATCAAGAAGTTGAAGCCTCATTGAAGTGTCCGCTGGTGCGGACGGGATCGCCGTACGCCGTGGCGCCGGGGCGGGTACTCAATCAGCAGGGGCGGCCGTACCAGGTGTTCACGCCGTACTTCAAAGCGTGGTTGGCGCACGGGTGGCGGCAGCCGGTGGCGGCGCCGGCGGACGTGACCTGGGTCAAGGCAGACAGCGAGGCACTGCCGCCCGGTGGTGACGGCGCGGGCGAGCGGGCGGCGCTCGAGCACTGGACGGCGTACCTCGACGACGTCGCGGCGTACGACGACGAGCGGGACCGGCCCGATCTGGACAGCACGTCGCGGATGTCGATCCCGTTGAAGTACGGCGAGATCCACCCGCGGACGATGCTCGCGGACCTGGCCCGCAAACGCAGCGCCGGCGCGGAGGCGTACCGGCGCGAGCTGGCCTGGCGTGAGTTCTGCGCGGACCTTCTCGCGCGGCACCCGCACGCCGCGTGGAAGCCGCTGCGTCCGGAGTTCGACAAGCTGCAGTACGACGAACCGGGCGAGCTGTACGACGCGTGGTGCGCGGGCCGGACCGGGTTCCCGTTCGTCGACGCCGGGATGCGGCAGCTGGCCGAGACCGGGTTCATGCACAACCGGGTGCGGATGGTCGTCGCGTCGTTCCTGGTCAAGGATCTCCACGTGCATTGGCGGTTCGGCGCCCGCTGGTTCATGCGCTCGCTGCGCGACGGCGATCTCGCGTCGAACTCGCTCAACTGGCAGTGGGTGGCCGGCTGTGGCGCGGACGCGGCGCCGTACTTCCGGATCTTCAACCCGGTCGGGCAGGGGCTGAAGTTCGACCCCGACGGCGACTACGTCCGCCGCTGGGTGCCCGAACTGCGGCACCTCGGCGGCAAGGCCGCGCACGAGCCCTGGCGGTACGACGCCGACGGCTACCCGGACCCGATCGTCGACCACGCCGAGGCCCGGCGCGAAGCCCTCCGCCGGTACGACGCGATGCGGGCTTGACTGCGGCTTGCCTCACAGCCCTATAGTACTAGGTAACTAGATGAATGGGGTTGGAGATGATCGAGTTCCATCTGGACGGCCGGTCGGGGGTGTCGCCGTACCAGCAGATCGTCCAGCAGGTCCGTAACGCGCTCCGGCTCGGCCTGCTGCGCGAGGGGGACCAGCTGCCGACCGTCAAGGACGTGGTCGCGGCGCTGGCGATCAACCCGAACACGGTGCTCAAGGCGTACCGCGAGCTCGAGCACGAGGGCCTGGTCCAGGCCCGGCCCGGGCGCGGCACGTTCGTCACCCGCACGCTCACCGACAACACCCTCGCCGCGCACGGCCCGCTCCGGCAGGACCTGCGCCGCTGGCTCGCCAAGGCCCGCAAGGCCGGCCTCGACGACGAGAGCATCGAGGCGTTGTTCCTGACAACCTTTCGGTCCGCCGCTCAGGAGGACATAGCGTGAACACCGTTCTGCAAGCCCATGGGCTGGGGAAGAAGTATGGGCGGCGCTGGGCGCTGACCGATTGTGATCTGGAGGTTCCGGCTGGGCATGTGGTCGGGCTGGTCGGGCCCAACGGCGCCGGCAAGAGCACGTTGCTGAACCTGGCGGTCGGGATGCTGACGCCTAGTGCGGGATCGGTCGAGGTGCTCGGGGCGCCGGCCGGGGCGCAGCAGGCCAAGGTCGGGTACGTCGCCCAGGACACGCCGACGTACGCGCGGTTGAGTGTCGCGGATCATCTGCGGCTCGGGCGGCGGCTCAACCCCGCATGGGACGAATCCCTTGCCCAGAAGCGACTCCAGCACCTGCGGTTCGATCCGAAGCAGCGGGCCGGCAAGCTGTCCGGTGGTCAGCGGGCGCAGCTCGCACTTACCCTCGGCCTGGCCAAGCGGCCCGATCTGCTCATCCTCGACGAGCCGGTCGCCGCGCTTGATCCGCTGGCCCGGCGAGAGTTCCTGCAGGACCTCATGGAGGCGGTCGCCGAGCAGGAGCTGAGCGTTCTGCTGTCCTCACACCTCGTCTCCGATGTGGAACGTGCCTGCGACTACCTGATCGTTCTCGTCGAGTCCCGGGTGCAGGTCAGCGGTGAGATCGACACGCTGCTGGCGACGCACTTCCGGCTGACCGGTCCGCGCCGGGATCCGAAGGACATGCCGCGCGACCAGCATGTCGTGACGGCCAGCCACACGGACCGGCAGTCGACGTACCTGATCCGGACCGACCAGCCGATCCACGATCCGGCCTGGACGGTCTCCCAGCTCACGCTCGAGGACCTCGTGCTGGCCTACATGGGCCGCGACGTCCAGCCCGAGCGCCCGGTTCTGGAGGTGCAGCGATGATCTGGCTGACCTGGCGGCAGTTCCGCGTGCAGTTCCTGGTGGTCGCGTCGGTGATCGTCGCCGCGGCCTTGTTCTTCGCGTTGACCGGACCGGGCCTCGCCGACGACTACCGGCGGCTCACGACCCAATTCATCCAGAACCTCGGCTTCCAGCGGCTCAACCCGCTGCTGTACATCATCGGTCAGTTGATGCTGTACGCCGCGCCGCCGGTGATCGGGGCGTTCTGGGGCGCACCGCTGATCGCCCGCGAACTGGAGACCGGCACCCACCGGCTGGTGTGGAGCCAGAGCATCGGCCGGCTTCGCTGGCTGGCCGGCAAGATGGCGTTCACCGGCCTGACCGCGATCGCGATCACCGGTCTGCTGAGCCTCGCCGTGACCTGGTGGGCCAATCCGATCGACAAGGCGATCAACGCCGGGCAGGACTCGAACACCTACCTGCCCCGGATGTTCCCGCCGGTCTTCTCCGCCCGTGGGCTGGTCCCGGTCGGCTACGCCGCCTTCGCGTTCGCCCTCGGGGTCGCGGTGGGTCTCGCGGTTCGCCGTACTGTCGTCGCGCTCGCGGTCACGTTGGCGGCCGTGATCCTGGTGCAGGTCGTCACGCCGACGCTGGTCCGGCCGCACCTGCTCGCGCCGACGGACAAGTACATCGTGGTGACGGCCGACAACATCCGCGGCTTCGGGCTCAGCGGCGACGGGCCGAATCCACGGGTGGTACAGATCGAGGTCGCGTCCGGAGCGGTCGGCGCGTGGAAGCTGTCCGACACGACCGTGGACAAGGCAGGTAAGAAGGCGAGCCTGCCGAGCTGGGTGGTCGACTGCGCGCCGCGTCCCCCAGGGTCGGCGGCAGACGGGGGCACCGTGTCGACCCAGGGCAGCGTGTCGGCCAAAGCCGCCGCGTGTTACCAGCGGTTGGCCGACGAGGGGTACCGGCAGCACATCAAGTACTTCACGGCCGACAAGTTCTGGCCGCTGCAGTGGCGCGAGTTCGGGCTCTTCATGCTGCTGGCATTGGCGCTGACAGGCTTCAGCTTCTGGCGGATCCGGCGCGACCTGTCCTGAGCCGCCGTACCAGCAGGGCCGCGGCGAGGAATGCCGCGGCGACAGCCGCGGACGTCCACGGGAGGGTGACCGCGAGCACGAGGCAACCAGTCAGGCCGATCACGTTGACGGCGCGGGGCCAGCGACGTTGATCGGCCGGCTGGGTGAAGGCGGATGCGTTCGCGATCGCGTAGTACAGCAGGACGCCGAACGACGAGAAGCCGATCACGCCGCGCAGATCGGTGCTGAGGACGAGTACGCCGACGACCGCGGCGAGCGCGAGTTCGGCGTGGTGCGGGACCTGGTGGCGGGGATGTACGGCGGCCAGCCAGGTCGGGAGGTCCTGGTTGCGGGCCATGGCGAGCGTGGTGCGGCCGACGCCGGCGATCAAGGCGAGCAGGGCGCCGAGGCTGGCGAGCGCGGCGCCGATCCGGACGATCGGCGTCGCCCAGGCCGCACCGACCCCGTCGACCGCGGCCGCGAGGGGCGCCGTGGTCGACGCGGGGTCGCCGGTCCGGAGCAACGCGAACGCGACGAGCAGATAGATGCCAATAGCAATGACCAGGGCGATGGTGATCGCTCGCGGGATGGTTCTGGCCGGCTCACGGACCTCCTCGCCCATCGTCGCGATCCGCGCATAGCCGGCGAAAGCGAAGAACAGCAGGCCCGCCGACTGCAGCACGCCGTACGCCGAAGTACCGGCCGATGCATGATGCTGGGGCTCGCCGGTGAACAGCAGGACCAGCACGAGGGCGAGCACGAGAAGCGTGCAGGTGACGAGGATCCGGGCAAGGCGGGCGGTCCGGGTGATACCTCGGTAGTTGACCGCCGCGAGCGCGACAACGGCCGTCAAGGCGATCAGCCGCCGCAACCAGTCGACATCCGTGACATAGGTGGCGAACGTCAGCGCCATCGCGGCACATGACGCCGTCTTCCCGATCACGAAACACCAGCCCGCGGCGAAGCCCCACCACTCCCCCAGGCGTTCGCGGCCGTAGACGTACGTGCCGCCTGACACCGGGTACACCGCAGCCAACTGTGCCGACGAGGCAGCGTTGCAGTAGGCAACAACTGCTGCGATCACCAGCCCGGCCAGCAGACCGGACCCCGCCGCCCGTGCGGCCGGCGACCAGACCACGAACACCCCGGCCCCAACCATCGACCCGAGCCCGATCAGGACCGCATCGCCCAGCCCGAGCCGCCGCGCGAGCCCGGCCGCGCCGGTCTGCTCCGGCACGGGCTGGGGTGTGCTCATGTCAGCTGTCCGCCGCCAGCGACGCCGCGATCTTGGCCTCGGCATCGGCGACGACCTCCTTCGGGGCTTCGGGCAGCACGTCCGCCCACACGGCAAGCATCTCCCGCTTGGCCTCGAGCATGCCCAGCGGCCGCGGGTAGAACCACACGTGGAAATGCGCCGAGCCGTCGCCCCAGCGATAGACGTGCACCCGGGCGATGCCGCCGAGCGCGAGGATGGCCCGCTCGACCCGGGCGACCATCGGCCCGTAGCTGCGCGCCAGAGCGTCCGGCAGATCCGCGAACGAGTCGTGGTGAGCGCGGCTGGTCAGCCAGACGACGCCGGGGATGGTGACGCCGGTCGCCCGGCAGAGCGCCCAGTCGTCGTCGTACCAGAGCGGTTTGTCCTCGGCGTTCCGAGCGTCGTCCAGGCCGGACAGCCAGCCGCACAGTCCACAGGGGTCCCCGCCGGGCTCTCCGACCCGGGGCGGTTCGGGGATCACCCGGGGCTGCGGCTCGAGGCGGACCAGCGGTTCGGCGTACGGCAGTGTCATGGCGGTCTCCTCCGCGAGAAGGTGATGATGCCCTCAATGAAACACGCTTGTTGCAATTCGTGCAACAGGCATGTTTCATGCCTCCAGGACGCCGCGGAGCACCAGGTCGAGGGTCAGGCGCCGGGCCCTCGACCGCGACCAGTGGTGCCGGCCCCGCATGTGCACGTAGGTGAAGGCCGCCGAGACCATCAGCACCTCGGCCACGTCGCTGACCCGGCCGTGCGGATGCAGCGTGCCGTCCGCCTCGCCGTCGCGAAGGAACCGCTCGAACGGATCGAGGAACGAGACCGGCCCGTTGCGGGCCTGCTCCTGGTGGAACACCAGATCCGACGACAGCATCAGCGGAAGGTGCCGGTCGATCACGTCGAACAGCGCCTCGAGGGTCCGGATCAGGCCCTCGCGCCCGGTCCCGGAACCGGCCAGCACCGGCCACATCGTGTCCCGGTAGTCGTCGGCCAGCGCGTCCAGCAGCGAGCTCAGCAGCGCCTCGACGGTCAGTCCCTGCCGCCAGAGCGTGACCCGGGACCGGCCGACCTTCTCCGCGACCCGCTCCAGCGTCACGCCGGCCCAGCCGTACTCGGCCAGGACGGCGATGGCAGCCGTGCGCAACGTCTCGTCCACCGCCGCCGTCATCCGCGACCCCTCACTCTTGTGCAACATGATCGTTGCACTGCACCATGACTGTACCAACCATCGAGGAGGCGGGCGTGGACAGCAAGACCGAGATCCGGGTGCGGTTCACCGACCAGGAACTGGCCGGGCTGGCAGCGCTCGCCGCCGGCCTGCGAGGAGTGGCCGAGGCCGACCTGTCCGAGGAGGACGCGCTGGTCGCGGCGGTGGAGATGGCGCTCACCCGGTTGATCGACGACTTCGAGGTCCCCGATCCGACGACCCGCGAGCAGGTCCAGGTCGCCCGCGACGACCTGCGCGCGCACTGGATCCGGGGCAGCGCCGGGATCTAGGCCGTCGCCTTCAGCACCCCGAGCAACCGCGCGACCTCAGCCGCTACCGCGTCGCGGGCCGGGCCGAGGTACTTGCGGGTGTCGACCAGACCGGGGTTGCCGGCCAGGATCTGCCGGACCTCTGCGGTGAACACGTTGTTGAGGTGGGTGGCGATGTTGACCTTCGTCATGCCGGCCTCGACCGCGCGAGTGAGGTCGGGGTCGGCGACACCGGAGGAACCGTGCAGGACAAGCGGTACTGCGACGGCCTCGTGGAGTTGCGTGATGAGGTCGAAGTCGAGGGTCGCGGTGCGCTCGGTCATGGCGTGGGAGGAGCCGACTGCGACGGCGAGTGCATCCACACCGGTCGCCTCGGCGAAAGCCACGGCCTCGTCCGGCCGGGTGCGGGCGCCGGGCGCGTGCACGCCGTCCTTGCCGCCGACCTCGCCGATCTCGGCCTCGACGAAGACCCCGTGGTCGTGGCAGTACGCCGTGACCTCGGTCGTCGCGGCCACGTTGTCGGCGTACTCGAGCTTGGACGCGTCGTACATCACCGACGTGAACCCGAGCGCGACTGCCTCGGTGACCAGGTCCCGATCCATCGCGTGATCCAGGTGGACGACAACCGGCACCGACGCGGCCGCTGCCGCAGCCAGCGTCGCGACGCCGATCGGCTTGAGCGCGCCGTGGTACTTCACCGCGTTCTCACTGATCTGCAGGATCACCGGCGCACCGACCTGCTCGGCGCCCGCGATCAGCGCGGTCGCGTGCTCGAGCTGGATCACGTTGAACGCGCCAACCCCACGGCCGGCCTTGGCCGCAGCCAGCACAACCTCCGCACCGGAAACCAACGGCATGAGAACTCCTTCTAGTTAACGGTGACCTGGGGTTGCCAGCGGCGGTACGCGGCCAGATCGATGTCCCCGGCAACGGGGGTCAGCACCGCGGCGGCGGAGGCGGCGACGGCGGACTTGAGTACGACGGACCAGTCGGGCTCCGGCGATTCCGCGACAGCTGCGGCGACCACGGCCGTACAGGCATCGCCGGCGCCCGTCGGATTGCCGCTCACGGTCTCGACCGGCAACGCCCGCCAGACGCCTTTCTTGCTAGCGGCAACCATCCCGCGGGGGCCGTCGGTGATCACCGCCGCGGTCGCACCCTGCGCGACCAGCTCCGACGCACCTTCCTCGACTTCCACGTCGCCGACGGCCGCACGCAGCTCCGACGCGTTGGCCCGCACTACAGCACCAACCTTCGCTGCGG from Kribbella sp. NBC_00709 carries:
- a CDS encoding metal-dependent transcriptional regulator; its protein translation is MVVVSELIDTTEMYLRTVYELEEEGILPLRARIAERLHQSGPTVSQTVARMERDGLIKVEGDRHLELTDVGRKQAVRVMRKHRLAERLLVDVIGLEWEDVHAEACRWEHVMSDAVELRLLKILDNPTESPYGNPIPGLEELQTSGIASGIEDFRIGVEPLDQVLDHATGESVRVLVRRIAEPVQTDDGAMAVLRKAGALPGREVDSTLDADGVLVGSREAGGVISDETAGHIFVSRV
- a CDS encoding GOLPH3/VPS74 family protein, with the translated sequence MSRKNATIVPRGPAGPAGAGRGGVRAVRKPVALGNLQVPDSLAARMFLLAYDPERGRLTARSKLGKVLRAAALVDLQLSGNLVDEDGRARVTRAMAPTDLVLAAVLEEVRGAGPRRWRHWIDRRPGATVRRVRDELDRARLIKVEPRRILGIFPADRITVRQPLMRRQLLQAGHDTLRASRLVSRVDLRDASIVVLASTADLRAVVSKDQRIRHKDRLAQLAVRVGPVVPALKKSLQQAQYSA
- the pabB gene encoding aminodeoxychorismate synthase component I — encoded protein: MSALRWSVRTLDRALDGETVYRELLAGEPVAYWLDGSLTDRSPRHVSVLGTTVGAEVITRDVADGDVFAELNQLLSARAAEPPDELAGLFCGGYVGYFGYELKALTGGRVAHESPTPDALWIWANRFIVIDHDRDRTYLVAVDEPGAGEDWLDRAETAAADWWMGSIETPAISRMDLEAHLEQDRATYLAGIAHCLEQLEAGETYEVNLTNRVRLPAVQDPFEFFRWQRSANPAPYAAFLRYGDLAVASSSPERFLTVDTDGWAECRPIKGTAPRDLDPAQDQLAAKALAEDDKTRAENLMIVDLIRNDLGRVSVPGTVTVPQLMQVESYRTMHQLVTTVRGRLRDGLTAVDAVRACFPPGSMTGAPKIRTMQIIDELEWSARGVYSGALGYLSLDGRADLSVVIRTAVLTPDETVIGAGGAIVLDSDPVAEYDEMVLKATAAVGARGGGHE
- a CDS encoding GntR family transcriptional regulator, with amino-acid sequence MIEFHLDGRSGVSPYQQIVQQVRNALRLGLLREGDQLPTVKDVVAALAINPNTVLKAYRELEHEGLVQARPGRGTFVTRTLTDNTLAAHGPLRQDLRRWLAKARKAGLDDESIEALFLTTFRSAAQEDIA
- a CDS encoding cryptochrome/photolyase family protein, which gives rise to MSTMTAVMWFRRDLRLGDNPALLDAVAAGDGRVVGAFVLDPALWDRSGDRRRDHLAASLRSLSESMGGRLVVRRGDPGTVVPAIAAEVGAASMHVSADYAPYGQQRDQEVEASLKCPLVRTGSPYAVAPGRVLNQQGRPYQVFTPYFKAWLAHGWRQPVAAPADVTWVKADSEALPPGGDGAGERAALEHWTAYLDDVAAYDDERDRPDLDSTSRMSIPLKYGEIHPRTMLADLARKRSAGAEAYRRELAWREFCADLLARHPHAAWKPLRPEFDKLQYDEPGELYDAWCAGRTGFPFVDAGMRQLAETGFMHNRVRMVVASFLVKDLHVHWRFGARWFMRSLRDGDLASNSLNWQWVAGCGADAAPYFRIFNPVGQGLKFDPDGDYVRRWVPELRHLGGKAAHEPWRYDADGYPDPIVDHAEARREALRRYDAMRA
- a CDS encoding SPFH domain-containing protein, whose translation is MVDVAVEMPAPKVTERAGRNLNGWPMALVAFLLLVAGVAAVIIGAAHDRGPQVVLGIAMFVVGLIVAAGLTAVSPGRARVLQILGRYSGTVRTNGLRWVNPVSSRREVSTRIRNHETAVAKVNDADGNPIEIAAVVVWQVEDTAQAMFEVDDFVEFVAIQTETAVRHIANSYPYDVHPEGDVLSLRDSTDEITEKLSAEIGVRVHAAGVHVIESRITHLAYAPEIAQAMLRRQQAGAVVAARQRIVEGAVGMVELALDRLSEHEVVELDEERKATMVSNLLVVLCGDRDAQPVVNAGSLYQ
- a CDS encoding aminotransferase class IV yields the protein MSDLLVADSFLVANGKVRGLELHRERFVRSCAAAGVAAERFWDEQAGRLPGFGRWFPRFELQASGELAVQLRPAPPIGGRVRVAVHEGPDPRTAPRVKGPDLELLGKLKESAPDRADEILLLDADGTVLEAAYSAVAWWEDDVLCFPQPERPLLASVTAQLLRRIAADQDVEVSEHAVTPQDLQNSTEAWLVNALHGIRPIHAWGASAIDPLPNSHAALWQSHLEALATRLP
- a CDS encoding class I SAM-dependent methyltransferase yields the protein MSENFVDWPQYLREFHTATPGSTEALLSRAVAGDHTPYRWLVRAVSGEARRVLDLACGNGPVARELYGRWVVGVDNNPAQLAGAPGPKVQADALHLPFANEVFDVVTCSLGLAVLQPLPDVLAEAARVLRRGGVLAAIVPAVRPLRRGDIRTLSGLTTRLRSTPQFPAGGEITELKDQLKHAGFDVMESQRERYVYMIRTRDDASRLVNALYLPGTPDVRRDTAAGWLADRAESKDGLEVAIPIRRITAMRTKVALTIS